In the Harmonia axyridis chromosome 3, icHarAxyr1.1, whole genome shotgun sequence genome, one interval contains:
- the LOC123675316 gene encoding uncharacterized protein LOC123675316 translates to MSSANNYCDRSCPICKDNFIVNNKFIKCELCSSQSHVQCLRIKDPVVKTLSESRNLRFYCDTCILVVDSKLSGPSQKVDNQALIADLENLISRATESMLQKFATEISELRTEVRVLKESNIDLVRLLTSDEKHKTLGEEDVVLVEHIERDVPPLEPKKKVPEVNSLSKNRVKTTSVKLDKGSDQKSTRPAEKSNANSKVKPLTGTNHNKNPEHHNKRSVMTKKGTSQPSSLIQPAPKGRNWIWVGGLNVTTTAENIIAYANEIWPEKDILCFDLKSKRAKKSFKLGSRDLDLAVLLAAEHWPEGTLIRPFRMERRANVP, encoded by the coding sequence ATGTCGTCGGCAAATAATTATTGTGATCGGAGTTGCCCGATCTGTAAAGATAATTTCATCGTTAACAATAAGTTCATAAAATGCGAATTGTGCTCGTCCCAATCGCATGTACAGTGTTTGCGTATCAAAGATCCGGTGGTGAAAACATTGTCGGAGTCCAGAAATTTGAGGTTTTACTGCGATACTTGTATTCTGGTCGTTGATTCCAAATTATCGGGACCATCTCAAAAAGTCGACAATCAAGCCCTTATTGCAGATCTGGAGAATTTGATATCCAGGGCAACAGAATCGATGTTACAAAAATTTGCTACTGAAATATCTGAGTTACGGACAGAAGTCCGTGTTTTGAAGGAAAGCAACATCGATTTGGTTAGGCTACTAACTTCCGACGAGAAACATAAGACATTAGGGGAAGAAGATGTTGTATTGGTTGAGCACATCGAAAGAGATGTGCCACCTCTAGAACCTAAAAAGAAAGTGCCAGAGGTAAACAGCTTGTCGAAGAACAGAGTAAAGACCACATCGGTCAAGCTGGATAAGGGGAGTGACCAGAAATCTACTAGGCCAGCTGAAAAATCCAATGCTAATTCTAAGGTCAAACCTCTGACTGGGACAAATCATAATAAAAACCCAGAGCATCATAATAAACGTTCCGTAATGACCAAAAAAGGTACGTCTCAACCCAGTTCATTGATCCAACCGGCACCAAAAGGAAGAAATTGGATTTGGGTGGGAGGCCTGAATGTTACTACAACCGCTGAGAACATCATAGCGTATGCCAATGAAATATGGCCAGAAAAGGATATTCTGTGTTTTGATCTCAAATCTAAGCGTGCAAAGAAGTCTTTCAAGCTGGGGAGTAGAGATTTGGACCTTGCAGTACTGCTTGCAGCTGAACATTGGCCGGAGGGAACACTGATTCGACCATTTCGCATGGAAAGAAGAGCAAATGTCCCATAA